From Syntrophorhabdaceae bacterium:
GCCAGATGAAGGTGGCCCCTGAACATTGTGTCGAGCATGTTCTGAAGATCATGAACAAACCGTCCTTCGATATCTATGAACAATTCGTAAAGAGATTTGAAGAAACAAAAAGAAAGACCGGAAAAAATCTCTATCTTGTCAATTACTTTATCAGCGCTCATCCTGGCGCCACTCTGTCAGACGCCCTGAAACTCGCCACCTATCTTAAAAAGCGGAATATCCATCCGGAGCAGATCCAGGATTTTATGCCCCTGCCCCTCACCCTGTCCGGGGCAATCTACTATACTGAAAAAGATCCTTATACCGGTGAGCGGGTCTATACGGCAAAGACATTCCGCGAAAGAAAGATGCACCGCGCACTCATCCAATACAACAATCCGAAAAACAGGCAGCTTATCAGGGAGGCGCTGGGGCTTCTGAAACAGGAACATCGATAAAAATAAAACATCGTGAAATGTGAAAAGTGAAACGTGAAATGAAAAGCAGAACAAACCGGTTTCATCTAATTACGAATCACGGGTTTTCTCACCTATCACGTTCATTTCTTCCTCGATCCGTTTGATGAGGTCCTGCGCGGTAACAGGCTTGGCAATAAACGGGTGCCCCGAGATGTAACCGCTCTGCCTTGCAACCTCATCCTTTTTCACAAGGGCTGTGAGAAAAATGATCGGTATATTGCCTGTCGACGGATCATCAAGCAATTCTTCGGCGATCTCTCCGCCACTCATCCCGGGCATCCTGATATCAAGGAGAATAAGGTCCGGACTTTGTTTCCTGGCAATCTCCATGCCGGACCTGCCGTCGGTAGCGAAGAGCACTTCGTAGTGTTTTGTCCGTTCGAGGTTGAGCTTCACGACCCTGCAGAAATCCTTCTCGTCGTCGATAATAAGGATCCTCTTTTTCATCATTCATGCCCCCCTTCCCCTTGTCAGGCAGACAATGCTGTCGGGGTCTTCCTTCTCATCACGTTGCCATCACTGTTCGCCCTCACTCTGTCGGCAACACGATCAACACGTTTGTGCCCTTCCCCTCCTTGCTCTCAATGCTGAGGCGCCCATTATGCCTTTCGATAATATCACGGGCGACAGCAAGACCCAGCCCAATTCTTCCCTGGTCTTTCTTTGTTGTAAAAAAAACCTCAAAGATCCGGCCCAGGTTATCCTCCGGAATGCCGCACCCGTTATCAGTAACCATGATGGCCACGCTGTCCTTTCCCGACTCGTAGAGAACCTGCCTCACCTCTATCGATACGATCCCGTCCTCCGGGATCGCGTCTGCCGCGTTCATCAGTATACTTACAAGGGCATGCCTGATTTCGCTCCTGTTTACCTTGCATCCCGGCAGAGATGGAGGAAAATCACGTGCTACCTGTACAAACCCGGTATTCAGTTGCGGTCCCAGCAGGACAAGGCTTTCATCGATAAGTGTTCTGATATCGGTTACCTGCGCCTGGCCCGCGGCAAGTCTGGCAAAACCCAGGATATTCTCTATCATGACGTCGATCTTGGAGGCCGCGTTCTTTATCATCCCCAGGATCTTTTTCGCTGAATCATCGAGGGTTTCGGAACATCCCAGAAACTCTGAGCCTTGTAATATTACCGAAAGAGGATTCTTCATATCGTGGGCAATCCCGCGGAAAAGCTGTCCCACGATGGCCATCTTATGCGATTCGAGCATGTTGGAACTAACGCGATCAGGGCCTTTCTTAACAGTCCCATCTTTCTTTTTTCTCCCACCCATCTGTTTACCTCTGTGATTAAGATTCCGATACAGTCTCTTCTCCTATTATCATAAGAGATATTACGCTAAATTTAAAGGAATAATTTCCCTTTGCATGACGTTACCGTTTTGATGTAGGATAGATATGGGGATGCTATCAACAGGAACAATAATCAGGGAGGTAATATTATGAAGCTACTTACAGGCAAAAGGTCGTGGTCTATTGTATCGTTTGCGGTGATCGTCATTATCGCGGCAATAATGGTCTGCAGTGTCGACGCAAAAAGGGCATCATTAAAAAGCGGAGAAGACCTGAAAGGCATTGCCTTTGATGATTTCTGGAACAGGATAAAAGATGAGGGACGGCAATGGGCAGGTGGTAAACCCTACGTGTCAAGGATATCAGCCGTTCTGGTCGATGGCTTCGACAGGCACAACGGTCTGTCGGCTATATGGGAGGCCCAGGTAGTGCTCTGTAATTCAGTGAAGGAGCACAAAGATCCTGACTCAAGGAAAACCGAGACAATCTGCAGCGGTAAGTCGATAACGTACCGGATGGCAGAGGCAGGCATTACCGGCGCGAAATCAGGTTTCCAGAAAGGCAGGGAGCAGAATTTCAGAGGCGCGGCAATATTGCTGGAAAGGATAAGATTCGGCGCCCGCAATGCAGAGGAGATCGCGAACAGCCACAAACGTTTCAGGCCGGTCGGATACGAATATTATACCTACGATCTTCACATCGGCCACGTTGCCGACAAACCGGTCTGGGTGATCAAAAAGGGATGCAATCACCGCGGGCTCAGAGAAAAACAATGCACATCGAAAGATTCCTGGGTCGTAAGGGTCGATGCAGAGACAGGGGAAGTAAGGAACAAATAAGGAGGAATGAGCATCGGCGTCGGACGTTTCCCCGCAAACACGCTCATACGCTCCAGCGGCTTACATTCGCTCGCCTTCGCCGATCTATTCATAATGCGTCCACATCCGGATAATCTTTATCGTCTTGATGTCGTCAAGAACCTGGTAGATCAAACGGTGCTGGATGTTGATTCTCCGGGAACAGGAGCCGGAGAGATCTCCCACAGGCTTCTCGTATGGCGGCGGGTTTTGATATGGGTCTTCCCGAAGGATGTCCAGCAGACGGGATGCCTGGGTCTTGAGACCGGACTGTGCTATCTTCTTTGCGTCTTTTTGGGCTTGTCTGGTAAAGACCAGCCGCCAACTCACCAGCCCGGTTCCCCGGAGCACTTCCCGACAGGGGTCTTCATACCTTTCTTGATGGACTCACGCATGCCCGGTATGGAGGTCAGATACAAAGTCTCCTCTATGGCCTTCCAGTCTTCCTCGGAGACAAGAACGGCAGAATTTCTCTTACCGACAATCTGAACCGGCACGTGGGTTTCTTTTACCTCATCCACCAGATTATATAAACGTTTTCTTGCATCTGACGCGGATAACGTTGTCATTCCTGGCGACCTCCTTATCGTACCATATATGGTACGTCAATATTGTATAGATGTCAAGTTCATTGCCGGCGAACACAATATTTAAGCAACAACATATTGAGCGGAGGCAATGCAATTCCCTATATCGCTACAGTATCATCTCTATCAGGAACGGGCCGGGTTCTGCAAGGGCAGCGGCGAGTTTCCGGGCAAGGTCTTCAGCGGTTCTTACCGATGCGGC
This genomic window contains:
- a CDS encoding response regulator, which produces MMKKRILIIDDEKDFCRVVKLNLERTKHYEVLFATDGRSGMEIARKQSPDLILLDIRMPGMSGGEIAEELLDDPSTGNIPIIFLTALVKKDEVARQSGYISGHPFIAKPVTAQDLIKRIEEEMNVIGEKTRDS
- a CDS encoding type II toxin-antitoxin system Phd/YefM family antitoxin yields the protein MTTLSASDARKRLYNLVDEVKETHVPVQIVGKRNSAVLVSEEDWKAIEETLYLTSIPGMRESIKKGMKTPVGKCSGEPGW
- a CDS encoding Txe/YoeB family addiction module toxin, coding for MSWRLVFTRQAQKDAKKIAQSGLKTQASRLLDILREDPYQNPPPYEKPVGDLSGSCSRRINIQHRLIYQVLDDIKTIKIIRMWTHYE
- a CDS encoding ATP-binding protein, translating into MGGRKKKDGTVKKGPDRVSSNMLESHKMAIVGQLFRGIAHDMKNPLSVILQGSEFLGCSETLDDSAKKILGMIKNAASKIDVMIENILGFARLAAGQAQVTDIRTLIDESLVLLGPQLNTGFVQVARDFPPSLPGCKVNRSEIRHALVSILMNAADAIPEDGIVSIEVRQVLYESGKDSVAIMVTDNGCGIPEDNLGRIFEVFFTTKKDQGRIGLGLAVARDIIERHNGRLSIESKEGKGTNVLIVLPTE
- a CDS encoding DUF3362 domain-containing protein → QMKVAPEHCVEHVLKIMNKPSFDIYEQFVKRFEETKRKTGKNLYLVNYFISAHPGATLSDALKLATYLKKRNIHPEQIQDFMPLPLTLSGAIYYTEKDPYTGERVYTAKTFRERKMHRALIQYNNPKNRQLIREALGLLKQEHR